The following coding sequences are from one Arthrobacter sp. PvP023 window:
- a CDS encoding DNA polymerase IV, with the protein MLHVDLDQFIAAVEVLRRPELAGKPIIVGGRGDPTERAVVSTASYEARAFGVGSGMPLRIAARKVPGAVILPVDQEAYLAASETVMATLRAQPGATVQVLGWDEAFVGTETENPEAYARQVQAAVLERTQLHCSVGIGDTLVRAKVATGFGKPAGVFRLTAGNWLDVMGSRPTKDLWGVGTKVSARLAKLGINTVAELAASDPQDLVPEFGPRMGPWYAELGRGDGASVVDDTPWVARGHSRETTFQRDLTEPAQVDDAVRELTARVLEDVVAEGRPVVGLTLKVRYAPFFTKTHARKIPETFDRNEILARALDLAAGIEAGRPIRLLGLRAEMAMPEDARQGHTPTRGGW; encoded by the coding sequence GTGCTGCACGTCGACCTCGACCAGTTCATCGCGGCGGTCGAAGTGCTCCGGCGGCCGGAGCTTGCGGGCAAGCCGATCATTGTCGGCGGTCGGGGCGACCCCACGGAACGAGCTGTCGTGTCGACCGCATCCTACGAAGCCAGGGCGTTCGGCGTGGGTTCCGGAATGCCCTTACGCATTGCGGCCCGGAAAGTGCCCGGCGCTGTGATCCTGCCCGTCGATCAGGAGGCCTACCTCGCGGCGTCCGAAACGGTGATGGCTACCCTGCGCGCGCAGCCGGGCGCCACCGTGCAGGTGCTGGGTTGGGATGAAGCCTTTGTAGGCACTGAGACAGAGAACCCGGAAGCCTACGCCCGGCAGGTGCAGGCCGCTGTCCTGGAGCGAACGCAGCTGCACTGCAGCGTGGGCATTGGCGACACCTTGGTCCGAGCCAAGGTCGCCACCGGTTTTGGCAAACCGGCCGGCGTCTTCCGGCTCACTGCGGGGAACTGGCTGGACGTCATGGGCAGCCGGCCCACTAAGGACCTGTGGGGCGTCGGAACCAAAGTGTCGGCCCGGCTGGCCAAACTCGGCATCAACACAGTCGCCGAGCTCGCCGCCTCCGACCCCCAGGATCTGGTCCCGGAGTTCGGCCCCAGGATGGGTCCCTGGTACGCGGAGCTCGGACGCGGGGACGGCGCCAGTGTTGTGGACGACACCCCATGGGTTGCCCGCGGGCATAGCCGGGAGACCACCTTCCAGCGGGACCTGACCGAGCCCGCCCAGGTGGACGACGCAGTGCGGGAGCTGACCGCGCGTGTCCTTGAGGATGTTGTGGCCGAAGGCCGGCCCGTGGTTGGTCTGACCCTCAAGGTTCGCTACGCGCCGTTCTTCACCAAGACCCACGCGAGGAAAATTCCCGAGACCTTCGACCGGAACGAAATCCTCGCGCGGGCACTGGACCTCGCAGCCGGAATCGAAGCGGGCCGACCGATCCGTCTCCTGGGGCTGCGGGCCGAAATGGCCATGCCCGAGGATGCCCGGCAGGGACATACGCCGACGCGCGGAGGTTGGTGA
- a CDS encoding CaiB/BaiF CoA-transferase family protein — MKSTESTPQAEGPLSGYLVVDLSRALAGPHAGMMLADLGARVIKVENPGTGDDTRGWGPPFVGPEDDPQATYFLSCNRNKESIALDLKNDDGRTVLRELLERADVVIENFRPGVLDRLGFSAAEMHALNPALVILSITGFGHDGPESRRSGYDQILQGEAGLMSLTGSGPDDPQRVGVPIADLLSGMYGAFGTLAALLQRERTGQGQIVRTSLLAALIGVHAFQGTRATVAGEVPKAQGNHHPSIAPYGLFHCRQGRVQISVGSEKLWNTFASTFGIDAARPEFASNADRVRNREKVIEEVEQAFSDYEAGELLAKLNDAGIPAGKVRTLDEVYAWEQVHSQGLVIDVDHKILGNVSLPGPPLRFFSTADTAETTLTTHTAPPLLDQDGEQIRQWLGLLPAGTKGTAADTEQKGR; from the coding sequence ATGAAGAGCACTGAATCCACTCCCCAGGCAGAGGGTCCCCTGTCGGGCTACCTCGTGGTGGACCTGAGCCGCGCCCTGGCAGGCCCGCACGCAGGCATGATGCTTGCCGACCTCGGCGCCCGCGTCATCAAGGTGGAGAACCCGGGCACCGGGGACGACACCCGCGGCTGGGGCCCGCCCTTCGTCGGCCCGGAGGACGATCCGCAGGCGACTTATTTCCTGTCCTGCAACCGGAACAAGGAATCCATCGCTTTGGATCTGAAGAACGACGACGGGCGGACAGTCCTGCGCGAACTGCTGGAACGCGCCGACGTGGTCATCGAGAACTTCCGCCCCGGCGTCCTGGACCGGCTGGGCTTCTCCGCCGCGGAAATGCACGCACTGAACCCGGCACTGGTGATCCTGTCCATCACCGGCTTCGGTCACGACGGGCCCGAATCCCGGCGCAGCGGTTACGACCAGATCCTGCAGGGCGAAGCCGGCCTGATGTCCCTGACCGGATCGGGACCGGACGACCCCCAAAGGGTGGGTGTTCCCATCGCCGATCTCCTCTCGGGCATGTATGGCGCGTTCGGGACCCTGGCGGCGCTGCTGCAGCGCGAGCGGACCGGGCAGGGGCAGATCGTCCGCACCTCGCTGCTGGCCGCTCTTATCGGCGTGCACGCATTCCAAGGCACCAGGGCTACTGTCGCCGGCGAGGTACCGAAGGCGCAGGGCAACCACCACCCCTCCATCGCTCCCTACGGACTGTTCCACTGCCGGCAGGGAAGGGTCCAGATCAGCGTGGGCAGCGAAAAACTGTGGAATACGTTCGCTTCCACGTTCGGAATCGACGCTGCGCGTCCCGAATTCGCCAGCAACGCGGACCGGGTGCGCAACCGCGAGAAAGTCATCGAAGAGGTGGAGCAGGCATTCTCCGATTACGAAGCCGGGGAGCTGCTCGCCAAACTCAACGACGCCGGCATCCCGGCCGGCAAGGTCCGCACCCTGGACGAGGTGTACGCCTGGGAGCAGGTGCATTCGCAGGGCCTGGTGATCGACGTCGACCACAAGATCCTGGGGAACGTGAGCCTGCCCGGTCCGCCGCTCCGGTTCTTCAGCACTGCCGACACTGCAGAGACGACCCTCACCACGCACACGGCGCCGCCCCTGCTGGACCAGGACGGGGAGCAGATCCGGCAATGGCTGGGGCTGCTGCCGGCCGGTACAAAAGGCACTGCCGCCGACACGGAGCAGAAAGGGCGCTGA
- a CDS encoding SLC13 family permease: protein MSAPVLSIIILAVMFLLATVLPLNMGALAFVGAFLLGSVVLGMSTNDILANFPGGLFLTIVGVTYLFAIAQNNGTIDLLVRGAVRLVGNKVALIPWVMFAITALITAVGALSPAAVAIIAPIALSFAAKHKINPLMMGMMVIHGAQAGGFSPIAVYGVTVNGIIAKTDLEASPMAIFLASFFFNLAIAVVLSLVLGGNKFRSTKAGRVVEQAAETRMSVSVGARAAGVTLQGSGSDISPAGVSAKGTSGGSGTPAAGDAAAPANGARANVPQLVTILGLIALAVISLGFKVDVGFVSITIAIVLALVSPAAQKGAVNKISWSTVLLICGMLTFVGVLEEAGTIKFVSDGVAHLGMPLLAALLICYIGGIVSAFASSTAILAALIPLAVPFLATGEIGAVGVIAALAVASTIVDVSPFSTNGALVLANAPEDVDKDRFYKQILAYSGVVVVAGPAIAWLVMVVPGWL from the coding sequence ATGTCCGCTCCCGTCCTTTCCATCATCATCCTGGCGGTGATGTTCCTGCTGGCCACGGTGCTGCCCCTCAACATGGGCGCCCTGGCATTCGTGGGCGCATTCCTGCTGGGGTCGGTCGTCCTCGGAATGTCCACCAACGACATCCTTGCCAACTTCCCCGGCGGTCTATTTCTGACTATCGTCGGCGTCACCTATCTCTTCGCCATCGCGCAGAACAACGGCACCATTGATCTGTTGGTCCGGGGCGCCGTTCGGCTGGTTGGCAACAAAGTGGCGCTGATCCCCTGGGTCATGTTCGCCATCACGGCGCTGATCACCGCCGTCGGTGCGCTGTCACCGGCCGCCGTCGCCATCATCGCTCCCATCGCCCTGAGTTTTGCCGCGAAACACAAGATCAATCCGCTCATGATGGGCATGATGGTCATCCACGGCGCCCAGGCAGGAGGCTTTTCGCCCATCGCCGTCTACGGCGTGACAGTCAACGGCATCATTGCCAAGACCGACCTGGAGGCCAGCCCCATGGCCATCTTCCTGGCCAGCTTCTTCTTCAACCTTGCCATTGCCGTGGTGCTGTCCCTTGTCCTCGGCGGCAACAAGTTCCGCTCCACGAAGGCCGGCCGGGTGGTGGAACAGGCCGCCGAAACACGGATGTCCGTCAGCGTCGGCGCCCGCGCAGCCGGCGTGACCCTCCAGGGATCCGGCTCTGACATCTCCCCCGCCGGCGTTTCGGCCAAGGGCACCTCGGGCGGCTCCGGCACCCCCGCAGCAGGCGACGCCGCGGCTCCCGCGAACGGAGCCCGCGCCAACGTGCCGCAACTCGTGACGATCCTGGGCCTGATCGCCCTCGCTGTCATCTCGCTCGGCTTCAAGGTCGACGTGGGCTTCGTCTCCATCACGATCGCGATCGTGCTGGCGCTCGTGTCCCCTGCCGCCCAGAAGGGCGCTGTGAACAAGATCAGCTGGTCCACCGTCCTGCTCATCTGCGGCATGCTCACCTTCGTGGGCGTCCTCGAGGAAGCCGGCACCATCAAATTCGTATCCGACGGCGTTGCCCATCTCGGCATGCCGCTACTGGCTGCCCTGCTCATCTGCTACATCGGGGGCATCGTTTCAGCCTTCGCCTCCTCCACCGCCATCCTGGCGGCCCTCATCCCGCTGGCTGTTCCGTTCCTGGCCACGGGCGAAATCGGCGCAGTGGGCGTCATCGCCGCCCTCGCCGTCGCCTCCACGATCGTTGATGTCTCCCCCTTCTCCACCAATGGCGCCCTGGTGCTGGCCAATGCCCCCGAAGACGTGGATAAGGACAGGTTCTACAAGCAGATCCTGGCCTACAGCGGCGTCGTCGTCGTCGCCGGGCCGGCCATCGCCTGGCTGGTCATGGTGGTACCGGGCTGGTTGTAG
- a CDS encoding LysR family transcriptional regulator: MLNDDGQELFDIRRLALLLEVVEQGSITAAAELMMYTPSAVSQQLRKLEQEVGQPLLNRRSRGVVPTEAGQMLAGHARKIVWQMQAARSDLGQLAGLKRGSLTVGTFPTLAGSFLPVVIRTFKKRYPAISLSVRSARFDELVADLQSGVTGLCLLWDYPWNPFRDDSVRVTEVFRESTVILVARGHRLADREQVSMEDLRNESWIVRAEAHPVVEVLQRSAHDAGFEPEIAFLANDYQEAQAMVSVGMGVAMVPKTAVALQHPDVKVLSLGDAAPLRRVLLAQREDKVYAPAEVAFHSTLLEIARERAGDYL; this comes from the coding sequence TTGCTTAACGATGATGGTCAGGAATTATTCGACATCAGGCGGCTGGCGCTACTGCTGGAGGTAGTTGAGCAGGGCTCCATCACCGCCGCGGCCGAGCTCATGATGTACACGCCCTCAGCCGTCTCCCAGCAGTTGCGCAAGCTGGAACAAGAAGTGGGGCAGCCGCTGCTCAACCGCCGGTCCCGCGGGGTGGTGCCCACCGAGGCCGGACAGATGCTGGCTGGCCATGCCCGTAAGATCGTCTGGCAGATGCAGGCTGCCCGGTCCGATCTCGGCCAGCTTGCCGGCCTCAAGCGCGGGTCCCTGACCGTTGGCACTTTCCCAACCCTTGCCGGATCTTTCCTGCCCGTCGTCATCCGGACTTTCAAGAAGCGCTATCCTGCCATCAGCCTCTCTGTGCGGAGCGCCCGCTTCGATGAACTTGTGGCAGATCTGCAGTCAGGGGTCACGGGGCTGTGCCTGCTCTGGGACTACCCCTGGAATCCGTTCCGGGACGATTCCGTCCGAGTCACAGAGGTCTTCCGGGAAAGTACCGTGATCCTGGTGGCCCGCGGCCACCGGCTCGCCGACCGGGAGCAGGTCAGCATGGAGGACCTGCGCAACGAGTCCTGGATCGTGCGCGCCGAGGCCCACCCTGTGGTGGAGGTGCTGCAGCGCTCAGCCCACGACGCCGGGTTCGAACCGGAGATTGCCTTTTTGGCCAACGACTACCAGGAGGCCCAGGCGATGGTCAGCGTGGGAATGGGCGTGGCCATGGTGCCCAAGACGGCCGTGGCCCTCCAGCATCCCGACGTGAAAGTGCTAAGCCTGGGTGATGCGGCCCCGCTGCGCCGGGTACTGCTGGCGCAGCGCGAGGACAAGGTCTACGCTCCGGCAGAGGTCGCTTTCCACTCCACGCTGTTGGAGATCGCCCGCGAACGGGCAGGCGATTATCTCTAG
- a CDS encoding DUF427 domain-containing protein: MTPAHGFSGSFRRPQPIKPKAGQESVWDYPRPPRVEPRSERVVVRLGGQVIVDTTDAVRVLETSHPPVYYLPLDAFAAGVLVPVEGTTFCEFKGEAHYFDVVAGGVIVRRAGWTYPEPARGFEALSTRVALYPGHMDSCEVNGEQVTFQGGDFYGGWITAKIVGPFKGGTGTAGW; this comes from the coding sequence ATGACTCCTGCTCACGGCTTTTCCGGATCCTTTCGGCGTCCCCAGCCCATCAAACCCAAGGCCGGTCAAGAATCGGTGTGGGACTACCCGCGGCCGCCACGGGTCGAGCCCCGATCGGAACGGGTTGTCGTACGGCTTGGCGGGCAGGTGATTGTCGACACCACCGATGCAGTGCGTGTCCTGGAGACGAGTCATCCGCCGGTCTACTACCTGCCATTGGACGCATTCGCTGCCGGTGTACTCGTTCCGGTCGAGGGCACCACCTTCTGCGAGTTCAAGGGAGAAGCACACTACTTCGACGTTGTTGCCGGCGGAGTCATCGTTCGCCGTGCCGGGTGGACTTACCCGGAACCCGCCCGAGGTTTTGAGGCGCTCAGCACCCGAGTGGCCCTTTACCCGGGCCACATGGATTCCTGCGAGGTCAACGGCGAGCAGGTGACTTTCCAGGGAGGTGACTTCTACGGGGGTTGGATCACCGCGAAGATCGTCGGTCCGTTCAAAGGTGGCACTGGTACTGCCGGGTGGTGA
- a CDS encoding PrpF domain-containing protein — translation MKIEAQWMRGGTSKCWVFEAEHLQESGTSLDVLLPRLFGSPDPRQIDGVGGATSTTSKAIILHRPVSDDVDVEYTFAQVGIEEAAVDWGSNCGNGSAVVGLYAIEKGWVLPKGDVTRIVTRNTNTNQIIVQRVATPAGALASVPEARMPGVPFPGHAVGLGFQDPAGKTTGALLPTGAVTDTINAGGTRWTVSMVDAGAPVVMVLAEELGLDLDRYDNWGAAVELQLDTLEQIRRQAAVRMGLVRTAAEAARAVPKLAIVGAPAHADPGCDANVMMLSMGKPHPALAITGSIALTLAARTTGTVLHTITGGTVATTLRLRTPAGLIETWSEKHNGRLLIGVDRTARTIATTTIHLPEVPGSAVAAALAGATR, via the coding sequence ATGAAGATCGAAGCCCAATGGATGCGCGGAGGGACCAGCAAGTGCTGGGTTTTCGAAGCGGAGCATCTTCAGGAGAGCGGCACCAGCCTCGACGTACTGTTGCCCCGGCTGTTCGGCAGTCCCGACCCGCGCCAGATCGACGGGGTCGGCGGGGCGACGTCGACCACCAGCAAAGCGATTATTCTGCACCGGCCGGTCAGCGACGACGTCGATGTTGAGTACACCTTCGCCCAGGTGGGGATCGAAGAAGCCGCTGTGGACTGGGGCAGCAACTGCGGGAACGGCTCTGCGGTCGTGGGTCTGTATGCCATCGAGAAGGGGTGGGTGCTCCCGAAGGGAGACGTCACCCGGATCGTCACCCGCAACACCAACACCAACCAAATCATCGTCCAGCGGGTGGCCACGCCTGCCGGCGCCCTGGCCTCCGTTCCGGAGGCCCGGATGCCCGGCGTGCCCTTCCCCGGCCACGCGGTGGGACTCGGCTTCCAAGACCCTGCCGGCAAGACTACCGGTGCACTGCTGCCGACCGGCGCGGTCACTGACACCATCAACGCTGGCGGAACCCGTTGGACCGTGTCGATGGTCGACGCCGGAGCGCCTGTGGTGATGGTCCTCGCCGAGGAGCTGGGCCTGGATCTGGACAGGTACGACAACTGGGGCGCTGCGGTGGAGCTGCAGCTGGATACCCTGGAGCAAATCCGGCGGCAGGCGGCGGTGCGGATGGGGCTGGTCCGCACTGCGGCCGAGGCGGCCCGCGCAGTCCCCAAGCTCGCCATCGTGGGCGCACCTGCGCACGCCGACCCCGGCTGCGACGCCAACGTCATGATGCTTTCCATGGGCAAGCCCCACCCGGCCCTGGCCATCACCGGAAGCATTGCCTTGACCCTGGCCGCCCGCACCACCGGCACCGTGCTGCACACCATCACCGGCGGCACGGTGGCGACAACGCTCCGGCTGCGTACCCCGGCCGGGTTGATCGAGACGTGGAGCGAGAAACACAACGGGCGCCTCCTCATAGGCGTGGACCGCACGGCCCGCACCATCGCCACCACCACCATCCATCTCCCCGAGGTTCCCGGCAGCGCCGTCGCTGCCGCCCTCGCCGGAGCCACCCGCTAA
- a CDS encoding FadR/GntR family transcriptional regulator, with product MPKKAATQQISRVSRPRLYEQLVEQLMDFIETAQLGPGDTLPAERELAERLGVSRATLAQALVALEVLGVIDVQHGTGAVLVYRPNVPSVIKGLREHRSRLPEIVEARSTLEVKLAELAASRRTAGDMKAIDKALVAMAEEVASGSRGAHGDELFHQAVTAAAHSAVLAQLMTFIAGMVLETRLESLGQPGRPEQSLASHRKIAEAIRAQDSAAAAAAMLEHIELVSDVALLKNS from the coding sequence GTGCCAAAGAAAGCAGCAACGCAACAAATCTCTCGGGTCTCCAGGCCCCGGCTCTATGAGCAGCTCGTCGAGCAGCTCATGGACTTCATTGAGACCGCCCAGCTGGGTCCGGGAGATACCTTGCCCGCAGAGCGTGAGCTCGCCGAGCGGCTTGGGGTCTCGCGCGCCACCCTGGCGCAGGCCTTGGTGGCACTGGAAGTGCTCGGTGTGATCGATGTCCAGCACGGCACGGGGGCGGTGCTGGTCTACCGTCCCAACGTCCCGTCCGTTATCAAGGGGCTGCGCGAGCACCGCAGCCGGCTGCCGGAGATCGTTGAGGCGCGCAGCACCCTCGAGGTCAAGCTTGCCGAACTGGCCGCTTCCCGGCGCACCGCCGGGGACATGAAAGCCATCGACAAGGCGCTCGTTGCAATGGCTGAAGAGGTGGCTTCGGGCAGTCGGGGTGCGCACGGCGACGAGCTGTTCCACCAGGCCGTGACCGCTGCCGCACACTCCGCGGTGCTGGCCCAGTTGATGACATTCATCGCCGGAATGGTCTTGGAAACGCGGCTCGAGTCGCTTGGTCAGCCAGGGCGCCCGGAGCAATCGCTCGCGTCACACCGGAAGATCGCCGAGGCAATCAGGGCCCAGGACTCGGCCGCGGCTGCCGCTGCAATGCTTGAGCACATCGAGCTCGTCTCCGATGTTGCACTGCTGAAGAATTCCTAG
- a CDS encoding SDR family oxidoreductase codes for MSIVIAGATGQLGRLVVEELLSSGVPAAQIVAAGRSAGRLTELAGHGVETAAVDYNDPASIEAALTEGDTLLLISGNDIQSRAAQHENVIDAAARAKVARILYTSVLAADTTPVILAPDHVKAEEYIRASGLPYTFLRNGWYTENYADALLAARETGTLLGSAGEGRVASATRADYAAAIAAVLTTTGHDNSTYELSGDYAWTYEELASAFSTVLGRPVTYRSVSAAEHASTLEAAGLDPATAGFLAALDGNIREDALALTTGDLARLAGRPTTPLVDGLRPFAA; via the coding sequence ATGTCCATTGTTATTGCAGGAGCCACCGGCCAGCTGGGCCGGCTCGTCGTCGAGGAACTTTTGAGCAGCGGTGTCCCGGCCGCACAGATCGTGGCCGCAGGCCGGTCGGCCGGCCGGCTCACGGAGCTGGCGGGGCACGGCGTTGAAACCGCGGCCGTGGACTACAACGACCCGGCCAGTATTGAGGCGGCGCTGACCGAAGGCGACACCCTGCTGTTGATTTCCGGCAACGACATCCAGAGCCGGGCGGCGCAGCATGAAAACGTCATCGATGCGGCCGCACGGGCCAAGGTTGCCCGCATCCTGTACACCAGCGTCCTGGCCGCCGACACCACCCCCGTGATTCTGGCGCCGGACCACGTCAAAGCCGAGGAGTACATCCGCGCCAGCGGACTCCCGTACACCTTCCTGCGCAACGGGTGGTACACCGAGAACTACGCCGACGCCCTGCTCGCGGCCCGCGAGACCGGAACACTGCTCGGAAGCGCCGGGGAGGGCCGCGTGGCCAGCGCCACCCGCGCAGACTACGCCGCCGCCATCGCCGCCGTCCTGACCACCACCGGACATGACAACAGCACCTACGAACTGTCCGGCGACTACGCCTGGACCTATGAGGAACTGGCGTCAGCCTTCTCCACGGTCCTTGGGCGCCCCGTCACTTATCGCTCGGTATCTGCAGCCGAGCACGCCAGCACGCTGGAGGCTGCCGGCCTTGACCCGGCAACAGCCGGGTTCCTTGCCGCCTTGGACGGCAATATCCGCGAAGACGCACTGGCCCTCACCACCGGCGACCTCGCCCGGCTGGCCGGGCGGCCCACCACTCCCCTGGTGGACGGCCTGCGCCCGTTCGCCGCCTGA
- a CDS encoding SLC13 family permease: MTKTEHRTAVAAGETRGNGAPRPTRRRRIVLVSAAAGFAILALIVLLLGGDIFNSSATPEPEHSMTAVQIIPLVILVIMFIVATKWPLNIGVMGLVASFGVGYFMLGMTDKQILEEFPASIVLTIIGVTYFFSMAQRNGTIDIIVQNCVRLVRGKTMLLPWVFFLIAAALTSLGTFSPAAVALLAPAAIGFAYESRIHPVLMGAFIINGAHAGGFSPLSVAGVLVHDIALKNGFPISQGALFTASFALNLILSVLTIVLFALIGRLRDGEGGQHADVDTARTSRPRGQQILTLILIAVMLVCTLGFHMPIGFVALSAGLLLALVNIKEHQTFIGGVSWSTVLLVAGMITYVSLLQHVGVIDTLAEQALALGAPLLVALVLCYVIGVGSAFASSTALLTAFIPLAGPLLATSSLSASGTVAALAIAATVVDVSPFSTDGALVVANARDDDRQRVYRQLMAYAGGVVLVAPALAWVLLVPTGIM; the protein is encoded by the coding sequence ATGACCAAAACTGAGCACCGCACCGCTGTCGCTGCGGGCGAGACCCGGGGCAACGGTGCCCCGCGCCCAACCCGTCGCCGCCGAATCGTACTGGTGTCGGCGGCAGCCGGTTTCGCGATCCTGGCGTTGATTGTCCTCTTGCTGGGGGGTGATATCTTCAACTCTTCGGCCACCCCCGAACCGGAGCACTCCATGACCGCTGTCCAGATCATCCCGCTCGTCATCCTCGTCATAATGTTCATCGTCGCCACCAAGTGGCCGTTGAACATCGGCGTGATGGGGCTGGTCGCCTCCTTCGGCGTCGGCTATTTCATGCTCGGGATGACGGACAAGCAGATCCTGGAGGAGTTCCCGGCCAGCATCGTCCTGACGATCATCGGCGTCACCTACTTCTTCAGCATGGCCCAGCGGAACGGGACCATCGACATCATCGTCCAGAACTGCGTGCGCCTCGTCAGGGGCAAGACGATGCTGCTGCCCTGGGTGTTCTTCCTGATCGCAGCCGCGCTGACGTCACTGGGTACCTTCTCGCCAGCCGCTGTCGCGCTGCTGGCACCGGCGGCCATCGGCTTCGCCTACGAGTCCCGCATCCATCCCGTGCTGATGGGCGCGTTCATCATCAACGGAGCCCATGCCGGCGGCTTCTCCCCGTTGTCCGTGGCCGGCGTCCTGGTGCACGACATCGCCCTCAAAAACGGCTTTCCCATCTCCCAGGGCGCCCTCTTCACTGCCAGCTTCGCCCTGAATCTCATTCTCTCCGTCCTCACCATCGTCCTGTTCGCCCTCATCGGCCGGTTGCGCGACGGCGAAGGCGGCCAGCATGCCGACGTCGACACCGCCCGGACCAGCCGTCCCCGCGGCCAGCAGATCCTCACGCTGATCCTGATCGCGGTGATGCTCGTTTGCACCCTGGGGTTCCACATGCCGATCGGCTTTGTGGCACTTTCCGCCGGCCTCCTGCTGGCGCTGGTCAACATCAAAGAACATCAAACATTCATCGGCGGCGTCTCCTGGTCCACAGTATTGCTGGTGGCCGGCATGATCACTTATGTCTCGCTGCTCCAGCACGTGGGTGTCATTGATACCCTCGCCGAGCAGGCCCTGGCCCTGGGCGCACCGCTGCTGGTGGCGCTGGTCCTCTGTTACGTCATTGGCGTCGGCTCAGCCTTTGCCTCCTCCACGGCTTTGCTGACCGCATTCATTCCCCTGGCCGGTCCGCTGCTGGCCACGAGTTCGCTGAGCGCCTCGGGAACGGTCGCCGCACTGGCTATCGCTGCCACGGTGGTGGATGTCTCTCCCTTCTCCACCGACGGCGCGCTGGTGGTAGCCAACGCCCGCGACGACGACCGGCAGCGCGTCTACCGGCAGCTGATGGCTTATGCAGGCGGAGTGGTGCTGGTGGCCCCGGCCCTGGCCTGGGTCCTGCTGGTACCCACCGGCATTATGTAA